The following is a genomic window from Manihot esculenta cultivar AM560-2 chromosome 9, M.esculenta_v8, whole genome shotgun sequence.
TTGCCTAAAGGTAGTGCGACATCCTCTTCATAGTAGTCTAGTGCACTTTTGTTGCACAATGAACAAACTAGAAATCCTCAATCACAAACTTTCACATGTCAAGCCTGGTAAGTGTGAGGTATTGCAAGTCACACATGATTGTAGAATACAAACTAAGCCCTCTCCATAGTTTGTGTGTAGCTTTTCACTTGGAATAGCGAGGGTTGTAATCTCATTGCTATATTGCATGTGTGCTCTTGATAAGAAGCCTATCTCCTTTGTTGATATATTCATTTtgcaaaaaaataattcaaatgaattcttataaaattatgtatgattttatttttctttgaaaatgaaaattttgtaagttaagaaataaataattctTCCCTTCCAAACAAGAAAATTGtagaaaagaattgaattgaattgaattgatttcttatgaaattttttattccaaacaagaggataatgttttttttttcttttttgaaaaacaTGTAGTCCCATTTTCATTGGTGTCAACTCTATGCCAAAGAGTGGCATATACATTTCtattcatattttaatatattgtaaatagtttataaaatttttcaaattcatCAAATCGTATATTGCTCTTGACATTAGACTAAATATGCATTCAAAAAAACcttttattgatataaaaaaaattaacaaatactTTCACTTATCAACATTTAGGCTAGATCTCAGATTGGACAAGCTTTGGACAACGATGATTATACCGATCTTGTCGATTCAAAATTGGAAGATATGTATAAcaagaaagaaatgataagaatgATTTACTGTGCAGCAGCTTCGGTATATAAACCTTCGTACTCTCGTCCAACAATGAAACAGGTAAAGTGTGTATGTATATagagatttaaaaaaattaagggaTTATTAACAAAACTATTCATATAGTTTAgaaaatttgttaaaaaaatattcttaacTTTTGATTTCgataaatagtttaattatttcatctattttttaagtatttcttaaaaaatttcatcagttaaatttcaaataattagatagcaatttaattcttaaattttatcattattgatatttttaaaagtgaACCTCCTTTTATTAtggcattttaaatttttttcttaagtATTAGTGGTTAAATGGATAGAAAGACTAAAGTATTTAACTTTAATAAAGGTGTATTATGTTGAGATTCTAAAAGTACTGGATTAGCTTATGAATAAAGGTGTAGGTATATACACACATGTACCAGGTTATGATAAAatacattataaatttaattgataaaaattacacttgtagaattattattttttttgcatAACTTTTTTTACATGTTTCTTTTCTTATAATAATCTTTTAacaatttttattctattttttatatttaattcattCAAATTATTATTGGTTTGCTTTTCTTTATCCTAAATATTACACATATGCACAAtcattatcattttttattttaaaaatgttcTTTCATattatgcaaataaataattttacacgTAAATATATTTGGTCTTTTGctgaaatttgataaaattataagctattttatttttttaatataatcgtATTTTGTTTCATTCATGAATTAGTTTATCTCATGCAGATAATTGGAGTTCTTGAAGGAACTATTTCGCATGAGAAGATAATAGACAGGAAAGACATTGAAACTATACAGggtaattgaaattatatatgcgactttattacttttaattagtgacttttcattaaaattataaatttgcaaaaagttatttttattttcaaattttacttAAGTAATAATATAAAGTTTACAAAATTAGAGATATGACTATTTTTTActgttttttgaaaatattaacacATGATAAATTAAAATGCATAAATTTAAGGATAAACAGATGcatgaatttaataatatatataaattttggaTAATTTATACTCAGCTTTTCAAATTTAGAGTTTGTTACACTTTGCTCCTTTATCTTTAGTATGCTAACATAAAAATCTCCATCTTTGAAATTACATAAAATTCCTCATCTTTacatatattttctaaaaattcctTAAGCCATTTTCCATTCATTTATTagatatattttctaaaaatttgtcGTATACTTAGATACTTTCGTCCATTTTGCGTTAGTATTTTACGAAATTACTATATAGTCCCTTAATATTATAACTATTTCCAATTTCAttctttaattttgaaattattcatatttcattcatctactttatctcttttctcttctttgtcATAGAGAAGAGACAGATATATAGATGGAGGGAGTGATAAAGAAAGTGAGAATGGTAAAAGAGATAAATATGAGggataaaattataactaattacAAAATTAAGGAATGAAACTGTAAATAatgacaaaatttaaaaattaaatagtagtttatttttaaaaactaacaGCACATGACAGAAGGATTCAAGTGTGTGGCTGAAGTAAAATCAAAAGATACACTAATTTCAAAATACGGAATCAAATTGTTATTATTGATGCAATTGAGGgagtaaatatattaaacttAAATGTATATTGGATTCATGTTGTTTATCCAACCCATGATTAATAGGGTTGTAAACCCAACTAGAACTCCATATATCAATTTATGTCTGCTTATATATTTGTATAACATTTCTACTGCACATACAGGAAGGCCTACTACTAGTCTAGAATCTCTACTTGGCATTGAGAGGGCACAAATTTTTTCGCCGAGAATGTTTTCTTTTGAAGAACTAGCAATTGCAACTCAATTTTTCTCCAACAATTGCATGCTTCGCGATGATAATTATGCTAGAGTTTACAGGGGGGAACTCGATGGAATGGCTGTTGCCATTAACAAGCTTTATCTTTGGGAGGGTGAACAGATGGAAGTTGAACAAATGGTTAATCCCATCAATCACAATTACCAATATCTAAACAAGCTGATTGGATATTGCGATGAAgaatatgataaatttattgtttatgagtttgttcCTAACAAGTCATTGAGATTTCATTTACATGGTGAGTCCTTGACTATACGTATCATACAAAAATTGATAGATAATTATGTGAAGGATTATCCAAATGCCTTCCATTTATCTAAATAGAAAAAGGGTACTCATTTATAAGATTTGATTAGATGCAGGACACAAGAAAACAATCGATTGGTctagaagaaagaaaattgccATAGGCTGTGCGAAAGGATTGGCATATTTGCATGAATTTTGTGAGTGTAAATCAAATTCTATTTTCATGTTTGAGATTGCatgttttactttaattttatgattCGTGTATTTTTAGGTACTCCTATGGTCATACATGGAAATATCACTTCTCATAATATTCTTCTTGACAATAACTTTGAACCAAAGGTAAGTTTTAAGAGAGATAAAACTTGATGTATGCTCCTATAATTGTCGCTAATATCTCTATATACATGTCGTATAATTTCTTTCGAGAATCTTaatcatatacatatatatgtttCTGAAATTTGAACTAGATTGATGGAATATAGAAGGTATGAAGGCAGTCCaatttgaataaatgaaaaataagctTGTTAGAATTATGATAATATTGTAttcttttatgttaatgttCAAATTTTAAACTTGTAAATCTTTTCTATATAATCACCTCTATTCATTCATCAGTCGATACAATAGTATTTGTATCTTACCAGCTTACACAAATCTTTCCAGAGTTAAccttaataaattaaatgtaaGCTTAGGGTCTGGCTTCACCAAAAAAAGAGActtagtcttttctttaactaaaatatcattTACCTACTTTTTAAATGGCTTAAAccttaaatatatcaaatatattttgaggaaaatattttccaaaaaaaaaaaaaagacattaaAAGTTTGCTTTGTTAATGATGTATTCTACAATATTATTGTATGAAACAtttagtataaattattttaaatttttttcagcCGAGTCTAACTGTATattgttaaaatatataatatggtTTTCATTCTCAATAATTAGAATAATTATAATAAGTTTCTTTTATAGTAATTCTTATCAATTATAAACTCATTAAGTtcaatttgaaatataaaatatagccaataatttgatttttatgctatttgaaaaaataattggaCTTGTATAAATTCTTTCATTCCAGATTTCAGGTTTTGAACTTGGCCAAGTACTTTCAAATTTTGTTGCCCGTATTTCTACTAAGGCAATGGAAAACCGTGGGTAAGGTGCATATATATATCCATTCACTATTTATTGAATAGGTTCTTCTCATGCTTGTGTTCCCCAGGCCTGAGATTCTCAAAGATGGCAAGATCAGTGAAAAAGCTGATGTCTTTTCCTTGGGTATGGTTCTTCATGAATTGATTAGCGGAAAACCAGGGAAGGCAACTTTTCCATGGACTTGGTTGGTTGGGTACGTGTATACATTTGTTCCACTATCCAGAGTACTAATTTATAACGGTTAATACATTCTTGATTACAAAAATCCATGCATCATTGCAATCATTAAATCATTCACATATTACATTTTATTTGGTTCAGACAGACAtgtttttatacttttttataattcattCTGACAAAATAAATCACGGTTACATTTTAGAGGTTACATTTAGAGTTTAGACAACAACAGTGGGTGTAAAATTATCTCttaaaatcattataaaaaaaatttatagttttattcttagtaatttattttaatataaagttaattttatatttaataaaattataattttatccatattttttattcattataaaaaaataagtaaatcacCGTCTTATATTCAGTAGCAGAGGTAGATATAGCAATTCTCAAACTCTTGTTATTAACCTATGACTatagttaaaatatataaagtaaCAATATACAACTagtataaactttttttttaataatgaatgtttgctataatgttattttcatgaacctttatttttaatattttattcacatatttttatatatatcatcttaactaggaaaaaaaaaaaaaatcatgtcccTCTCAACCCTTCCTCCAGCATCACTGCCAACCTAGTCTCTCCACACCTTCGTATTGCACCCTTGGTCCATCCCAATTAGCCGGTTGTTAGCAAGTTAAGGGAGATAAAACTTGATGCATGCTCCTATAATTGTTGCTAATATCTCTATATACATGTCATACAATTTCTCTTGAGAATCTTAATCATATACGTATATATGTTTCTGAAATTTGAACTAGATTGATGAAATATGGAGGGTATGAAGGCAGTCCaatttgaataaatgaaaaataagcttgttagaattatgataatattatattcttttatgttaatgttCAAATTTTAAACTTGTAAATCTTTTCTATATAATCAGCTCTATTCATTCATCAGTCGATACAACAGTATTTGTATCTTACCAGCTTACACAAATCTTTCCAGAGTTAACCTAATAAATTAAATGTAAGCTTAGAGTCTAGCTTCACAAAAAAAAGAGACTtggttttttctttaattaaaatatcgtTGACCTACTTTTTAAATGGTTTAAaccttaaatatattaaatatattttgaggaaaatattttccaaaaaCAAAAGACACTAAAAGTTTGCTTTGTTAATGATGTATTCTACAATATTATTGTATGAAACATTTagcataaattattttaaatttttttcagcCGAGTCTAACTGTATATtgttaaaacatataatatggTTTTCATTCTCAATAATTAGAATAATTATAATAAGTTTCTTTTATAGTAATTCTTATCAATTATAAACTCATTAAGTtcaatttgaaatataaaatagagccaataatttgatttttatgctatttgaaaaaataattggaCTTGTATAAATTCTTTCATTCCAGATTTCAGGTTTTGTACTTGCCCAAGAACATCCATATTTAGTTGCCTATATTTATAATAAGGCAATGGAAAACCGTGGGTAaggtgcatatatatatatatacacactatTTATCGAATAGGTTCTTCTCATACTTGTGTTCCCCAATTGTAGTTATCTGGCTCCTGAGTTTCTCAAAGATGGCAAGATCAGTGAAAAAGTTGATGTCTTTTCCTTCGGTGTGGTTCTTCTAGAATTGATTACTGGAAAACCATCTGTAATAAGGGAAGGCAATTTTTCCATGAACTTAGTTGCTTGGGTACGTGTATACATTTGTTCCACTATCTAGAGTACTAATTTATCACGGTTAATACATTCTTGATTACAAAAATCCATGCATCATTGTTAgagtaaataaataatagtatttatttaCTCTAACAAT
Proteins encoded in this region:
- the LOC110622546 gene encoding probable serine/threonine-protein kinase PBL24 isoform X7, whose protein sequence is MGCFLSKSNAQADRLNDIKDNTAPLPQQSLVTDPAEYRPYSDKNGSRDAPATSENAPRYAPAASEIAQSYGFKRYEYKKLAIATNYFSNKCSIGEGGFGIVYKAFLDDDDVAIKKLKIIKLENKLEEIEYLSVVRHPNIVKMIGYCSEGDDRLLVLEFVPNKSLRHHLHDEDKFLEWPKRIKIAINSARGLLYLHEECKPKIIHRDIKADNILLNDNFEPKIADFSLANFLPDTGNINHISSILRGTNIYADPEYGDKQRVSEKSDVYSFGVVLLELITGRELSDEQGNTIVNWARSQIGQALDNDDYTDLVDSKLEDMYNKKEMIRMIYCAAASVYKPSYSRPTMKQIIGVLEGTISHEKIIDRKDIETIQGRPTTSLESLLGIERAQIFSPRMFSFEELAIATQFFSNNCMLRDDNYARVYRGELDGMAVAINKLYLWEGEQMEVEQMVNPINHNYQYLNKLIGYCDEEYDKFIVYEFVPNKSLRFHLHDAGHKKTIDWSRRKKIAIGCAKGLAYLHEFCTPMVIHGNITSHNILLDNNFEPKISGFELGQVLSNFVARISTKAMENRGPEILKDGKISEKADVFSLGMVLHELISGKPGKATFPWTWLVGFQVLYLPKNIHI